A segment of the Catenuloplanes nepalensis genome:
CGGACCATGGACGGCGGTGTCCGGTACCGGCTGGCCGGCTGGACGCCCGGCCCGGACCTGACCGCGGCGCTGCGGCGGGCCGAACTGGTCGCCGACTCGCCGCACACCGCGTTCGACCTGACGCTGACCGCGGCCGGCCGGCCCGCACGGCTCGACGTGCGGATGCCCGGCCTGACCGCCCAGCTGGTCGTGACCGGCACCCGGGTCCGCGAACGGATCAAGGTGCCGGAGGAAGGCCAGTTCGTGTCGCTGCCCGGCCTCCTGTGACCTGGACGCCCCCGGGTCGTTCGGACGGCCTCGGGGACGCCCGGATCACCGCGGCTTCGGTCAGCAGGACAGCAGATATTCGCGGGTGCGGGCGGCGATGTCGGCCGGGTCCTCGACGCCGGGCGGCGGCTCGTGCGCGACCACCACGAACGCGTCCCGGCCACGCTCGCGCAGTGCGGTCATCACCGGGGGCAGGTCGGGCAGGCCGTACGGGGGCTCGCAGGCCGCGCCGAGCGTGACCGCCTGGCCGTAGGAGAGGGACTCCCGCCGTGCCCGGATGGCCACCCGGGCGTCGACCTGCTTGACGTGCACGCAGCCGATCCGGTCCGGGTGCTCGGCGATCAGCCCGGCCGGGTCGCCGCCGGCGTAGGCGTGGTGGCCGGTGTCCAGGCAGAGCGACACGTACGCCGGATCCGTCTCGGCCAGGAACCGGCCGATCTGCGCGCCGGTCTCCACATGGGAGTCCGCGTGCGGCTGGAAGCACAGCGTCAGCCCGTACTCCCCCAGCACGTGTTTGCCGAGCTCGCTGGCGGTGCGGACCAGCACCCGCCAGCCGTCGTCGTCCAGTTTGTCCGGCTCGGCCCAGGCGCCGGTGAACTCGTCCCGGTAGCCGGGGACCGGCACGAACACCAGGTGGTACGCGCCGGTCGCGGCGGCCAGCTCGGCCACGCGCCGGGTGCGGGCCAGGATCTCGCCGAAATCGTCCGGCCGGTAGAGACCGCCGCAGCCGTGCACCGTGCCGGCGCAGACCCGCAGGCTACGG
Coding sequences within it:
- a CDS encoding sugar phosphate isomerase/epimerase family protein codes for the protein MVNLILGNCPGSWGVRWAGAGPRPPWRRFLDELAGAGYGWLELGPYGYLPTDPARLNDELARRSLRVCAGTVHGCGGLYRPDDFGEILARTRRVAELAAATGAYHLVFVPVPGYRDEFTGAWAEPDKLDDDGWRVLVRTASELGKHVLGEYGLTLCFQPHADSHVETGAQIGRFLAETDPAYVSLCLDTGHHAYAGGDPAGLIAEHPDRIGCVHVKQVDARVAIRARRESLSYGQAVTLGAACEPPYGLPDLPPVMTALRERGRDAFVVVAHEPPPGVEDPADIAARTREYLLSC